Below is a window of Hyalangium ruber DNA.
GGAAGTGAAAGAGGCGGCGGCTGCGGGGTTCCGGATCCAGGCGGTTGGTGAACTGCGTCTCCACGCCCGTGCTCTCGTAGAGGAACGGCAGCGGGACGACGTGGGCGGGGATGAGGGGGGGCACGCCGCGCGCGTATTTCTCCGACTGCACCTCGATGCCGGTGAGCAGGGTGCCTTCTTTCTTGGCCTCGACGACACCGGCCAGCTTCCCGGCAACATAGAGGGCGTAATCGGCCTTGCCGTGGCCGCGTGCCAGGGGGAACTCGCGGACAGCCACCCCGAGTCCAGCGGCGAGGTTGAGTTCGGCGAAGTCCTGGACGTGCCAACCCGCGCTCTGGAGCGCGGCATCAATGTTCTTGCGGGCAGCAGCTTCGGGCGTTGGCATCGGGGCACCGATTTTCGCTGAAAGCCCCGCCCACGGCGATCTCGAAGTCCACACGGCGGGCTGACGCGTCAATCCAGCCGGGTAGGGTCCGCCCGCACATCAGCCAATTTGCTCTCCAACCCAGTGGATAGCGCCGCTCCTAACGCTGGGCCACGGGGCTCACCAGACACTCAAGGTCGGCCTGCTCGCGCCACACAAGGGCCCCAGGCTGGCACCCTTCTGGGGCTTTGAGCGTGCTGCCTCGCTGCGCTTCGACTCCTTGCGCGCTTGGAGCCTGTCGTGGGCTTCGCCCAAGGCTGTACTTCCCGGGAAGGGGGGTCCCGCGAAGCGCCGTGGCCGTGCCATCATGGGGCGCACACCCTCTGCCTCTGCTCCCATGTGCCGCCTCCTCCGACTTTTACCCCTCCTCGCCCTCTGCGCCTGCGTCACCCTCCAGGGCCGCGCGGATGAGCTCGCCCGCCAGGGCCAGTTCGTCGAAGCGGCGGCGATCTACGACCAGCTCCTCCAGCAGAAGCCAAATGACTTGAACCTGCTGACCTCCCGGGACGAGTTGCGGTGGAAGGCGCTGGAGCAACTGCTGGGCCGGGCGCGCCAGCACCGGCTCGAGGGCGACGATGAGGGAGCAGAGCACTTCCTCGAGAGCTTCCTGCGGCACCGCCTGGAGTGGGGCTCGAAGCTCAACGGGGCCCTGGAGAGCTCGCTGCTGGAGGAGATGGAAGGCACCCATCGGCACTTCCGCCAGATCATCGTGGCATCGGCCCAGCGCGGCCTGGCGCTGACGGCGGAGGCCTCGCTCGACCGGAAGCGCCCGCTGCTGGCCCACGCGGAGCTGGCGCCCATCCGCCGCGAGATGGAGGGTGCGGTGCTGCGTGGCGGCAAGGACACCTGCACCCGCCTGAAGAAGGTCTCCGCCGAGAACGCGCCATACTGGGCCGAGCTGGTGTCTCGCTACTGCCGGCGCTGGAACGAGGAGGCGCCCGAGCCGCCGCTGCTGCCCGAGCTGCTGGGGCCCCCCACGTGGACGGGCGCGGTGGATGGGGTAGGCCCGGAGGAGCTCCAGCTCATCCAGGACCGGCTCTCGCGGGTGTTCGAGGCTTCTCTCTGGTACTCGCCGCGCTCCAGCCGGCCCGTGGCCTTCGCGCTCCAAGGCATGTTCAGCACGCGCTTCGAGCGAGACCCCGTCCGGCTCACCGCGCCATGGGTCGACCAGGAGCCCTACACCGACCACGAGGAGCGGACGCAGACGGTCCAGGAGCCCTACACCGAAGAGGAGGAGTACGTCGAAAACGGGGAGAAGAAGAAGCGCACGGTGACGAAGTACCGGGAGAAGACGCTCACCTACACGGTCGAGGTCACCAAGTACCGGGACATCCACAAGACCTTCGAATACAACGCGCAGCGGCACTCGGCCTCCTTCCGCTTCTCCGTGACGGCCACGGGAGGCCTGGCCGAGCAGCGCAGCCCGCTCACGGCGGCGCTGTCGGACCAGATGTCCGCGTACGGCTACGAGCACGACGTCAGCTTCTCCCCTGGCAGCGTCTACCCGCAGCGCCCGGACATGCCGAAGCGGCACGCCTGGTTCTCCCAGAAGGTGCAGGAGCTGGAGCAGTCCTTCGCGAGGCAACTCACCGCGCACTGGCACGCGTACTACTGCACCACGCCAAGCCTGACGCTGAACGAGGCGGCCCGCTGCGCGCGCGCGGGCGTCGAGCTCCCCTCCCCCGTGAGCCAGGTGCTCTCTCAGGTGCTCGGCGAGGATGCTCCCCGCGCGCCCATCCTCTTCGCGACGCAATGAGACTCGGAGCCAGGGCCATCCCCGCCCCTCCGAGGTGTACCTTTGACCTCATCCCCTTCCCCCATTCGCTTCGTCGTCTACCCGTCCCTGGGTGAGGTGCGGGAGCACGTCCGGGTGGAGTTGCTCGGCCACGCGATCTCCCTGCGCATGGGACGGGCGGTACAGGTGACGACGGCCCCCTCCTATGAGGCCCTCTCCCAGGCGCTCGAGGAGAACCGGGTGGACATCGCCTGGGGCACGGCCGAGCAGTGCGCCCGGTTCGGTCCGCGAGCGTGGGCCGTGCTCCGCGCGGTGCGCTTCGGACACGGCCACTACCACGCGGCGCTCGTCTGCCGCTCGGACGACTCCCTCACCCTGGAGAGCCTGCGGGGCCGCCGCGCCGCCTGGGTCAGCCCCGAGTCCATGGGAGGGTACCTGCTCATCGCGCGGCACCTGGAGGCCCTGGGCTCTCCCCCCGCGGCGCTCTTCGCCGAGGAGCGCTTCATCGGCTCGTACGGCGGGGCGCTGCGCGCGGTCGTCTCGGGGGAAGCCGATGTGACGTCCGTCCTCACGAGCCAGCCGGATGAAATCACCGCCCGGGCTTTCATGGGCACCCACCTGGGCGGCGGAGAGCACCTGCTCAAGCCCTTGCTCTTCTCCGGTCCCACTCCCGCCGACGGGCTCATCCTCACGCGCCGCCTCTCCCGGGAGGACGCCGCCGCGCTGAGCGCCTGCATCGTGGAGCTGAGCAAGGGAGGCGCCGGGATGGAGCCGATGATCGCGGCGTTCCACTCCGAAGGCTTCACGCCCCCCGCGGACGTGCTCGAATCCACCTCCAAGCCCTGGAGCCACCGAGGCACGAACTTCGTGGCGCTCCGGCTGGATGAGGAGGACCGCTGCCGCGAGGTATGGGCGGAGGAGGACAGGGCGCTGGGCCGTGACGTGCGCGGACGCGAAGGACAAACGCTGGCCGAGGTTCTCGGTCCCCATGCCGCCGCGCGATTGCAGGCCCTGACCCGCCTGACCCGCCACAACCGGAAGGGCGGCCGGGTGAAGTACCACCTCCAGGAGGCGCCAGGCGAGACGCGCTCCTACGCCGCCGAGATGACGTGGTGTCCCCCCAGCTCCGAGCAGTCGCGGCCCGCGGTCCTCCTGCAGCTTCAAGACGTCACCGAGCTCTCCCCGCTGGAGGAGCACCTCTTCCGGCTGGCCTCCTTCCCGCTGATGCACCCCGAGCCCATGCTGGAGCTGGATATGGCGGGGGCCCTGCGCTACGCCAACCCGGCGGCCCACGAGCGCTTCCCCGACCTGCTGGCGCAGGGCCGCAACCACCCCGTGGTTGCCACCGCGTTCGCCTGGGCCCTGTCGGGGGAAGAGGCGCTACCGGCGACGGTCCACCTGGAGAACCGGGACTGGGAGCTGGCGGTGGTGCCGCTGCCGGACACGGGCGTCCTGCGGGTGTTCGCCCAGGACATCACCGCGCGCAGGCAGATGGAGCGCCAGGAGGCGAAATGGTCCCAGGAGCTGCGGACGAAGAACGACGCGCTCGCCACGGCCTTGAGCAAGCTGCGTGAGGCCCAGGACCGGCTCATCCTCCAGGAGCGGCTCGCGGCGCTGGGCACACTGACGGCCGGAATCGCGCACGAGCTCCGGAACCCCTTGAACTTCGTGAACAGCTTCTCGGTGCTCTCCGAGGATCTGCTCCGCGAGGTGACCGAGGAGCTGGCTGCCCAGGGCAGCATCCCCGCGCACCTTCAGGAGAGCCTGGCCGACGTGGCCGCGAACGTGCGGCGAATCAAGGAGCATGGCCACAGGATGGAGCGGATCATCCGCGCCATGCTCGAGCACTCCAGCGGGAACAAGGGTGAGCGCCGCGACATCGCCCTCAACGTGCTGCTCGCGGACTCCATCAACCTCGTCTACCACGGCATGTGGTCGCGAACGCCCTCCTTCAACATCCAGTTCGAGCAGGAGTTCGACGAGGCCGTGGGCAAGATGCAGCTCGTCCCGCAGGAGATCAGCCGGGTCATCACCAACCTGCTCGAGAATGCGTGCCACGCCGTGCATGCGAAGCGCCAGACGCTGGGCGGGAGCTTCCAAGGGCGGATTCAAGTGAAGACCAAGAGCCTGCCGGACAGCGTGGAGATCCACCTCCACGACAACGGCACCGGCATTCCCCAAGGCATCCGGGACAAGCTCTTCACCCCATTCTTCACCACCAAGCCCGCGGGAGAGGGGACGGGGCTGGGGCTCTCCATCAGCCACGAGATCATCGTCAAGGGCTACGGAGGCGACATGCGCTTCGAGTCGGAAGAGGGCGCCTTCACGACGTTCATCATCACGCTTCCGAGGCAGCGCTCCGAACCCCCGCGCCCGGCGGGGGCACCCGGGGAAGGAAGAAGGTGACGCAGGTCCCCTGGCCGGGCTGGCTCTCCACCTGGATGCGGCCGCCGTGCGCGGTGACGATGCCCCGCACCACCGCCAGCCCCAACCCCATGCCCGCTCCCGGTGGGCGGGTGGTGAAGAACGGCTGGAACAGGTGGCGCATCGCCTCCGGGGACATGCCCTCGCCCGTGTCGAGAACCTCCACTCGCACCTCGCCTCCCTCCGGGCGCGTGGACAGGCGCACCTTGCCTCCGGTGGGGGTGGCCTGGCCGGCGTTGGCCAGCAGGTTCACCAGCACCTTGACGATCTGCTGGGGCCGCCCCCGGAGCGTCCCCACCTCGCCCAGCTCGGTCTCCACCTGACAGTGGCGCAGCTGGTTGTGCGCGAGGCGCAGCGCCGTCCGCGCCTCGGTGTTCAGGTCATATTCGGAGTGGATATCCGGATCCCCCCGGGCGAAGCGGCGCAGATCCGCCACGATGGCGTTCACGCGCCGGATGCCCTCCAACGTGGCCGGCAGCACATCGTCCACGTACTCCTTCAGCGGCTCGGGCAGCGCGGGCTGCTGCTGCAGGTCCTTGAGCAGGGAGTGGACGTTGCTGGTGACGAAGCTCATCGG
It encodes the following:
- a CDS encoding sensor histidine kinase; the encoded protein is MTPTPKQAPAPEADPEQVHLGVNKTAGLGALVINLVLLIWFWGQWSAFLAVLGVATVLMLWNLVLIEWLAKWTSRSVLETARTVLNVMGIAVVGHFTRWAAPVWIYVPYNLIWFYGLDRWVRPRGVFFLLSVDAIAWWDGAAPEVLLAFSLLGVFGFLVTEKRVELLRGALGRTLEHQQELRDAHQRLQRIHQRAVEQEKFSSLGMMAAGVAHEINNPMSFVTSNVHSLLKDLQQQPALPEPLKEYVDDVLPATLEGIRRVNAIVADLRRFARGDPDIHSEYDLNTEARTALRLAHNQLRHCQVETELGEVGTLRGRPQQIVKVLVNLLANAGQATPTGGKVRLSTRPEGGEVRVEVLDTGEGMSPEAMRHLFQPFFTTRPPGAGMGLGLAVVRGIVTAHGGRIQVESQPGQGTCVTFFLPRVPPPGAGVRSAASEA
- a CDS encoding PhnD/SsuA/transferrin family substrate-binding protein, with the protein product MTSSPSPIRFVVYPSLGEVREHVRVELLGHAISLRMGRAVQVTTAPSYEALSQALEENRVDIAWGTAEQCARFGPRAWAVLRAVRFGHGHYHAALVCRSDDSLTLESLRGRRAAWVSPESMGGYLLIARHLEALGSPPAALFAEERFIGSYGGALRAVVSGEADVTSVLTSQPDEITARAFMGTHLGGGEHLLKPLLFSGPTPADGLILTRRLSREDAAALSACIVELSKGGAGMEPMIAAFHSEGFTPPADVLESTSKPWSHRGTNFVALRLDEEDRCREVWAEEDRALGRDVRGREGQTLAEVLGPHAAARLQALTRLTRHNRKGGRVKYHLQEAPGETRSYAAEMTWCPPSSEQSRPAVLLQLQDVTELSPLEEHLFRLASFPLMHPEPMLELDMAGALRYANPAAHERFPDLLAQGRNHPVVATAFAWALSGEEALPATVHLENRDWELAVVPLPDTGVLRVFAQDITARRQMERQEAKWSQELRTKNDALATALSKLREAQDRLILQERLAALGTLTAGIAHELRNPLNFVNSFSVLSEDLLREVTEELAAQGSIPAHLQESLADVAANVRRIKEHGHRMERIIRAMLEHSSGNKGERRDIALNVLLADSINLVYHGMWSRTPSFNIQFEQEFDEAVGKMQLVPQEISRVITNLLENACHAVHAKRQTLGGSFQGRIQVKTKSLPDSVEIHLHDNGTGIPQGIRDKLFTPFFTTKPAGEGTGLGLSISHEIIVKGYGGDMRFESEEGAFTTFIITLPRQRSEPPRPAGAPGEGRR